In the Musa acuminata AAA Group cultivar baxijiao unplaced genomic scaffold, Cavendish_Baxijiao_AAA HiC_scaffold_776, whole genome shotgun sequence genome, tccaccaacaaacaagggattaatcttgcttattgtacctctattgattgagtaaacccgagattttttctttatcttttccttatttttttccatcaaaatttcttatttatgttgtgccaacccaatacaaatccttattttatttactttatttgttatttgttttctcaacattgcattcatattgacaatggtgtatcgaacaaatataattgatcatagataaattaattgatcatagataaataaatctctttatccagaccccatattgggttttaacttcacttttactcaaataatgggttttgcattgttgggtttactgtcatataagacgtattttggaatttaacttaacaaaaataaaaaattgataaaaaactggtaggtctgtcacaattttagcatctcttttaggaatctggtgtttttaaatatgatctgtacattttctatttattttgtataatcgatcataaaacataaaatatttttttatttattattagttcaATGTTTTGATGGGGTCGTGCAGTgcaatttaatggatttttcatttttatcgtatctacatatcctatttattttattttattcgggTTGCTAACTCAACGGTAGAGTACTCGGCTTTTAAGTGCGACTATGATCTTTTACACATTTTGATGAAGCAACAAATTCGTCCAGACTATTGGTAGAGTCTATAAGACCACGACTGATCCTCAAGGGTAATGAATGGAAAAAGTAGCATgtcgtaataaaaaaaatttcttattttattaaatattttattaaaaaattacaaattcaaatgaaagtggaacttttagtttatccttactggatcgctacaaaaataaaaaatttttggaagggaaggGGACAAAACAAATTCACATTTACAGTTGGGTCTAGTGAATAAATGGATAGAGCCTATGGTTCCAATTTTGGTAAAACAAAAAGCAACGAGCTTATGTTCTTAATTTGAATTGAACGATTACCCGATCTAATTAGACGTTAAAAATAGATTAGTGCCTTATACGGGAAAGGGTGAGTTCTCCTGTGGGTGGACCattgattctttttcctttttttttaataaatcctaaCTATTCTTTATTATGGATTAGAAACGGATGTGTAGAAGAAACAGTATACTGATAAAGAGAATAAATTCCAAAGTCAAAAGAGCGATCGGGTTGCAAAAATAAAGGGTTTGTTATCCTCTTGTAATTATAACGAAGATAAACAACGAAGATAAACCAATTCgatagaaaaagagaataaaaagatctattgattggactccctgtttccttttcggggtatatatttttattactattGTATTCTATATACATAATAGAATACAAAATACCCTGTTTTGACCATATTGCACTATGTATCATTTGATAACCCAATAAATGCCTCCTACCCCTGCTTCAAGTGGAAATGTAAATGGAAGAATTACAAGGATATTTAGAAAAAGATAGATCTCGGCAACAATACTTTCTATATCCACTTCTTTTTCAGGAGTATATTTACGTATTTGCTTATGATCAGGGTTTAAATAGTTCAATTTTTTATGAACCCGTGAATTTTGGGGGTTATGGCAATAAATTTAGTTCAGTACTTGTGAAACGTTTAATTATTCGAAtgtatcaacaaaattatttgatttattcggttaatgattcttaccaaaatcgattcgttgggcacaacaattatttttattcccattttttttctcagatgatatcagaaggttttgcagtcattgtggaaattccattctcgctgcaattagtatcttcccttgaagaaaaaaaaataccaaaatctcataatttacaatctattcattcaatatttccttttttagaggataaattatcgcatttaaattatctgtcagatatactaatacctcatcccatccatatggaaatcctggtccaaatccttcaatcctgtatccaggatgttccctctttgcatttattgcggttctttctctacgaatattataattggaatagtctcattactccgaagaaatctatttatgttttttcaaaagaaaataaaagactattttggttcttatataattcttatgtatctgaatgtgaatttgtattagtttttcttcgtaaacaatcttcttatttacgattaacatcttttggagcctttcttgaacgaacacatttttatggaaaaatagaacatcttgtagtgtgccgaaatttttttcagaagactttatgggtcttcaaagatccttccatgcactatgttcgatatcaaggaaaagcgattctgggttcaaggggaactcattttctgatgaagaaatggaaatgccactttgtaaatttctggcaatattattttcatttttggtctcaaccgtacaggatccatataaaccaattatcaaactattctttctattttctgggttatctttcaagtgtactaataaattcttcggcggtaaggaatcaaatgctagagaattcatttctaatggatatttttactaagaaatttgataccatagtcccaattattcctcttgttcgatcattgtctaaagctaaattttgtaccgtatccgggcatcctattagtaagccgatttggaccgatttatcagattgtgatattattaatcgatttggccggatatgtagaaatctttctcactatcatagtggatcctcaaaaaaacagagtttgtatcgaatgaagtatatacttcgactttcgtgtgctagaactttggcccgtaaacataaaagtacagtacgcagttttttgcaaagattaagttcgggattattagaagaattctttacggaagaagaacaagttctttctttgatcttccccaaaataacttctttttatttacatggatcatatagagaacgtatttggtatttggatattatccgtatcaatgacctggtaaataatttataataaaattaggcataaaacaatacaatagaaatagaagatataatagaaatgatctatagatatagagatcaagagaaaaaaatattcacgaattctcattctgaaatgctcatgctcattctgaaatgctcatgtaagtagtgtagtggttgaatcaactgagtagtcaaaattcttatactttcttcttttttctcgggatgttttttatatgtatacatagggaaagtcgtgtgcaatgaaaaatgcaagcacggtttggggagggattttttcctctattgtaacaaggaaaaattatctactccatccgactagttccgggttcgagtcccgggcaacccatacggaaaatagaaaaataaatctttcttttctacttttctattttaattcacttcatttacaaatttaattcatttcatttacaaattttgatgtatttagtcgtagatatttggtgtatttagtcgtagatagataagatagatatctgtctgttctgttgagattggttgacattgacatataagtcatgctatactgTTAAATAACAAGTCTTCTATTATCTATCTCATTTCTAGTTATAGTTAATACGTGTGCTTGGGAGTCCTTAAAAATTGAATAAACCAAGATCTTACCATGACTGCAATTTTAGAGAGACGCGAAAGTACAAGCCTATGGGGTCGTTTCTGCAACTGGATAACCAGCACTGAAAACCGTCTTTATATTGGGtggttcggtgttttgatgatccctaccttattgaccgcaacttctgtatttattatcgccttcattgctgctcctccagtagatattgatggtattcgtgaacctgtttctggttctctactttatgGAAATAATATTATCTCTGGTGCTATTATTCCTACTTCTGCAGCTATAGGTTTACATTTTTACCCAATCTGGGAAGCAGCATCTGTTGATGAGTGGTTATACAATGGTGGTCCTTATGAGCTAATTGTTCTACACTTCTTACTTGGTGTAGCTTGTTACATGGGTCGTGAGTGGGAACTTAGTTTCCGTCTGGGTATGCGTCCTTGGATTGCTGTTGCATATTCAGCTCCTGTTGCAGCTGCTACTGCTGTTTTCTTGATCTACCCTATTGGTCAAGGAAGTTTCTCTGATGGTATGCCTTTAGGAATATCTGGTACTTtcaacttcatgattgtattccaggcaGAACACAACATCCTTATGCATCCATTTCACATGTTAGGTGTAGCTGGTGTATTCGGCGGCTCCCTATTCAGTGCTATGCATGGTTCCTTGGTAACCTCTAGTTTGATCAGGGAAACCACTGAAAACGAATCTGCTAACGCAGGTTACAGATTCGGTCAAGAGGAAGAGACTTATAATATCGTAGCTGCTCATGGTTATTTTGGCCGATTGATCTTCCAATATGCTAGTTTCAACAACTCTCGTTCTTTACATTTCTTCTTGGCTGCTTGGCCTGTAATTGGTATCTGGTTCACTTCTTTAGGTATTAGCACCATGGCTTTCAACCTAAATGGTTTCAATTTCAACCAATCCGTAGTTGACAGTCAGGGTCGTGTCATTAACACTTGGGCTGATATCATCAACCGTGCTAACCTTGGTATGGAAGTAATGCATGAACGTAATGCTCACAACTTCCCTCTAGACCTAGCTGCTGTCGAAGTTTCATCTACAAATGGATAAGATTTTTGTCTTAGTGTATACGAATCGTTGAAACAAAGTAGCAATACCCCATATCTTGCTTTAGCAAGATATGGGGTATTGCTGCTTTGTTGGATACAATATTGTTTTTTTGCGCACAGCATACATATAAACTAAAAAGATAACATAAATTTAAGAGTTAAGTATAAgataagataagtaaatcaagataagagataagacctgaatgataaacacttgttttactttcagtttttttttcacaaaaaaaagaatttggcttttatttcaatttccattttttttatcttaaatttttattttaatattaaaatgaactttcaattaacttaacgacgagatttattatcgtttcttgcatgtctcgcaaaagtaaaagtaggcgcgaattctcccaatttgtgacctaccatacgatctgttatataaataggtaaatgttcctttccattatgaatagcgattgtatggccaatcattgtgggtataatggtagatgcccgagaccaagttactattatttctttctcctccctcatgttgagtttttccattttttccgataaatggttagctacaaaagggtttttttttagcgaacgtgtcatgtcacagtgtattactccttttttttacattttttattttaaagattggcattctatgtccaatatctcgatctaagttaagtatggaggtaagaataaatacaataatgatgaatggaaaaaagataaaatcctttagctagaaaagggggcggatgtagccaagtggatcaaggcagtggattgtgaatccaccatgcgcgggttcaattcccgtcgttcgcccatcacattttttcaaattcaaaaaattctattttaaatattcctatttacggcgacgaagaataaaactatcactatattttttccttttcctacttcttcttccaagcgcaggataaccccaaggggttgtgggtttttttctaccgattggggctctcccctcaccgcccccatggggatggtctacagggttcataactactcctcttactacaggacgcttacctagccaacacttagatccggctctacccaaacttttttggttcaccccaacattacccacttgtccgactgttgctaagcagtttttggatatcaaacggacctccccagatggtaatcttaatgtggccgatttaccctcttttgcaatcagtttcgctacagcacctgctgctctagctaattgtccaccctttccaagtgtgatttctatgttatgtatggccgtgcctaagggcatatcggttgaagtagattcttcttttttatcaataaaaaccccttcccaaactgtacaagcttcttccaaagcatacggctttctagatgtatatgatgatatctagacagatggatcttatataaatcgtatgatgaagtaccacatgagtggatatataggaatccaaatctgctgaatcactcatgttatgatcttctacatcctaggtctccccgttccgtcatctggcttatgttcttcatgtagcattcagaccgaatgactctatgaaattacgtcgatacttccacatattacgggtaacgtaggagacatctctctttttccccggggggatcttaattaccactgcttagctttcaattcgcctctgaccatcaaattaaatgtgaataacccgtcctcctctctttgaaacaaggggcgcttccggttctgtgcgtgcttcaaacaattttgtcttctccatattaccatatctctagagtcaataattttctatgaggaactactgaactcaatcacttgctgccgttact is a window encoding:
- the LOC135663972 gene encoding photosystem II protein D1 produces the protein MTAILERRESTSLWGRFCNWITSTENRLYIGWFGVLMIPTLLTATSVFIIAFIAAPPVDIDGIREPVSGSLLYGNNIISGAIIPTSAAIGLHFYPIWEAASVDEWLYNGGPYELIVLHFLLGVACYMGREWELSFRLGMRPWIAVAYSAPVAAATAVFLIYPIGQGSFSDGMPLGISGTFNFMIVFQAEHNILMHPFHMLGVAGVFGGSLFSAMHGSLVTSSLIRETTENESANAGYRFGQEEETYNIVAAHGYFGRLIFQYASFNNSRSLHFFLAAWPVIGIWFTSLGISTMAFNLNGFNFNQSVVDSQGRVINTWADIINRANLGMEVMHERNAHNFPLDLAAVEVSSTNG